In Cryptomeria japonica chromosome 10, Sugi_1.0, whole genome shotgun sequence, a genomic segment contains:
- the LOC131036163 gene encoding ribonuclease 1 translates to MESITKAMRIFAVSSFLCVCICFTAKAQDFDFFYLVQQWPGSYCDTSNGCCYPSTGKPASDFSIHGLWPNYDDGTYPSNCDPNSPFDPSQISDLRNEMRSKWGSLACPSSNGQQFWQHEWEKHGTCSENVLSQHDYFAAALHLKDSVDVLGALENAGIHPDGGQYSVSSIMDALKEGTGYTAGIECNTDESGNRQLYQIYLCVDSSGSNFMDCPVLPQGKCSSGSQVEFPSF, encoded by the exons ATGGAATCCATTACCAAAGCAATGAGAATTTTTGCTGTATCATCCTTCTTGTGCGTTTGTATCTGTTTTACTGCTAAAGCTCAGGATTTTGATTTCTTCTACCTGGTTCAGCAG TGGCCAGGATCTTATTGTGATACATCAAATGGGTGCTGTTATCCTTCCACAGGGAAGCCTGCATCAGATTTTTCAATCCATGGTCTATGGCCAAATTATGATGATGGTACTTACCCTTCTAACTGTGATCCCAACAGCCCCTTCGATCCTTCACAG ATAAGTGATTTGAGAAACGAGATGAGATCGAAATGGGGATCACTGGCATGTCCGAGCAGCAATGGACAACAATTCTGGCAACACGAATGGGAGAAACATGGCACCTGCTCAGAGAATGTTTTGAGCCAACATGATTATTTTGCAGCTGCCCTGCATCTGAAAGACAGTGTTGATGTTCTGGGTGCGTTGGAGAATGCAGGGATCCATCCAGATGGGGGACAATACAGTGTCAGCAGCATAATGGATGCATTGAAAGAGGGTACTGGTTATACGGCAGGGATTGAATGCAATACAGATGAATCGGGAAACAGACAATTGTATCAAATATATTTGTGTGTTGATTCCTCTGGGTCTAATTTTATGGATTGCCCTGTACTGCCTCAAGGCAAgtgttcttctggttcccaagttGAATTTCCTTCCTTCTAG